ATACGGTGTTGATGTAATGTCAATGGGTGTTTTAATGGAAGAAGGACAAGCTGTAATCTGGAGAGGTTCTATGATTATGAAAGCTATCCAGCAATTATTAAGAGATATTTTATGGGAAAACTTAGATATCTTATTTATTGATATGCCTCCAGGAACTGGTGATGCACAATTAACTCTAGCTCAAAGTGTACCTGTTGCTGCTGGAATTAATGTTACAACTCCTCAACATGTTGCTCTTGATGATTCGAGAAGATCATTAGATATGTTTGAAAAATTACATATTCCAGTAGCTGGTGTTGTTGAAAATATGAGTGGATTTATTTGTCCATCTTGTAATACTGAATCAGATATCTTTGGAATGGGAACTTGTGATGCATTAGCTGATCAATATAATACTCAAGTATTAGGTTCATTACCAATTGAGCCTGCTATTAGAGAAGGTGGAGATGCTGGTAAACCAATCGTATATTTTGCACCTGAAAGTGTTTCAGCAAAAAGATATATGGAAGCAGCAGCTAAAGTAATTACTTTTGTTGATTCTATTGATGATGATAGAACTAATGAAGATATTCAACCTACAACACCTCCAGGTGTAAGTGCGTGTTCAACAACAGCTGCAGCTGCTCCTAAAAAAGAGCAATCAAGTGGTGAAAGTTGTGGTACAGGATGTGGTTGTCACTAATTGACAATCATTTATTGAAATAAAAAAAGGGAAGATATTTGATATCTTCCCTTTTTTAATGTATTGTTTAAATTAAAATATAACTATTTGGCAGTTCTAGAATTTTTTTCTTCAATTCCAGACATTCCAAAACGTCTAGCTAATTCTTGTTTTACTCTATCTGGGCTTACATTTTTAGATGCAAGTGCAACTAAAACATGGTAAGTAATATCAGCAGCTTCATAAATAATTTCTTCAGTGTCATTATCTTTTATTGCAAAAGTAAATTCGCCTGATTCTTCAACTATTTTCTTAAGCATAGAATTTTCTTCACCTTGAAGAAGTTTTGCCGTATAAGATGTTTTTGGATCATCATTTTTTTTCTCTAATATTGTATGGTATAAAGTATCAATAACTCCGTAAGCTGCTGTTGTATCAACTTCAACAGGAAGTACTTCTTCATTTGTTTTCATACTAGTAAAGAAACATGATTTTCTTCCTGTATGACAAGCAACACCATTTTGTTTAACTTTTAGTAAAATTGTATCATCATCGCAATCAATCATAATATCTAGAACTTCTTGAGTATGTCCAGAACTTTCACCTTTTTTCCAAATTCTTTGCTTACTTCTACTAAAGTAATGAGCAATATTTGTTTCGAGTGTAAGACTTAAAGCTTCTTTATCCATATATGCAAGCATTAAAACTTCATTTGTACTAGCTTCTTGTGTTACAACAGGAATTAAGCCATCCATTTTTTCCCAGTCAATTTTATCTATTTGATTCATTATATAATGCCTTAAAATTTTTTATCAACATCTAGTTTTAATCTATCTATTTGTTTTTTTTCTTTATCTACATCTACATCTAAATTTATTGCAGAATCTTTTTTCCTAATTTCAGAAGGTAGCTCAACTGGTTTATCGTATCTATCTTCTAGTTGATATTTTTCTTCAACTATTTCAGGGTTTAGATTTAGTTTTTTTTCTTCTAGTAGATTTGCATTCACAAAAAGTGTAAATAAAAAAAGTTTGATTAGTATTAATATTGTAGCTTTTTTCATGATAAGAAAAGAGTAGATTTCTCTACTCTTCCTCCTTATTGGCTAACTGCCGTGTCTCTTGATTTATTTTTAGTATCAACCCAAATATTTGGAGTTGAACCACCAGGTGTTAAGAAGATTTTTGCATCCTTATTAACTTTAAGCGCTTCATTAAATTTACCTTGTACATCAATTTGTTGCATATGTAAAAGATTTGGTGTTAAAGATTTTGCAATTGCTTCATTAGCTGCTGCTTGTGCTTTTGCTTCAATAGTAACTGCATCTGCTCTACCTTGTGCTTCAATTCTGTTTGCTTCAGCATCACCAATAGCTTTAGCAGCTCTTTTTTCAGCTTCTTGTTTTGTTCTTAAAACTTCGTATTTTACTCTTTCAGATTCTTGATTTGCAATTTGAACTCTTTCAATTTGCTCTTTAATCTTAGTTGGTAAAACAATTTCTCTTAATTGAACTGATTGTAAAATTACTGGTTGACCATTTAAAGAATTAATATCTTCTTCAATACCAGTTTGAATTTTTACAGCAATTTCATTTCTTTTTGTTGGTAATTCTTCAGCTGTGTAACTTCCTACAACATTTCTTACAACATCTCTTACAACAGGGTTAATAATTTTATCTTCCCAAGAAAGTCCCCAGTTAGCAATTGTATTTGGAGCACCATCTGCTGTTAATCTATATTGAACAGTTAACTCAATTGAAACAGGTAAACCTCTAGCATCAAGAATAGAAATTGCTGGGTTAATTCTAATTCCAGAATCAAATCCACTGATTTCTTCAACTGATTTGTAGTTCATCAATCTTACTTTTGTATCAACTAAGATAACTTTTTGAAATACTGGAATATAGAAATGGAAACCAGGTCTTAATGGCTCTTCTGTATATTTACCTGTAGTTACTTTAATACCCACTTGTCCTGATTCAACAATTACAAAAGGTTTAAATATAAATAAAGCAGCTATAAGTGCAATAATTACATAAATTAATCCTGCTTTTTTACCTAAATTTTTAAAAAATTCAGGTGGCTCAAAAGGAGGTTGATAATTACCACCTCCACCATTATTATTAGATGAACTTCCTCCACCGTTTTGTTGTTGTTTTTTCTTAAAATAGTCGTTATCTATTGGCATAAATATTCCTTAAAATTTTATATTTTATTTATTGGCTTCTTTTGAAGCACAAAAGAGCAAAATAAACTTTGATCTATTGTACTTCAAAAAAATGTTTTAATTAATGTAAGTTAAATCTTTAATGTATTTAGGATTCTTACCTGCAACTACATCAAAATATGCTGTTTGTAAAGCTTCAGTAATTGGACCTCTTTCACCTTTTCCAATAATTCTTGCATCAATATCTCTAATTGGAGTTACTTCAACAGCAGTTCCTGTAAAGAATGCTTCATCTGCAATATAAACTTCTTCTCTTGTTAATCTTCTTCTTACAACTTCATAACCTAAATCTTGTGCTAAATCAATTACCGTAGCTTGTGTGATTGACTCTAATGAGTTATCATTTGGAGGAGTAATAATTACGCCATCTCTAACAATAAAGAAACAAGCTCCAGAAGCTTCAGCAATATAACCTTGGTCATCTCTTAATAATGCTTCATCATATCCACATTCAACTGCTTCACCTTTAGCCATTTGAGAGTTTAAGTAATTTGCAACTGCTTTTGCTTTACCCATTCCAGAAGTATTAGAATTTCTAGTCATTGATGCAATTTTTACTCTTACACCTTTTTTCATTCCTTCTTCACCTAAATATGCTCCCCATTCCCATGCAGAAATAGAAACATTTACAGGTGCTTCTTTATGGTAAAGTCCCATAACTCCATAACCTAAATAAACTAATGGTCTTATATAAGCACCTTCAGTTAATTCATTTTTTTGTAATAATTCAATTTGAGCTTTATTTAATTCATCTTCAGTAAAAGGAACATCAATTAATGTCATTTTTGCTGATCTTAAAAGTCTTTTAGTATGTTCTTCTAATTTGAAAATAGCACATCTACCATCATGAGTTTTATATGCTTTTGTACCTTCAATAGCACCATTTCCATAATGAAGTGTATGAGAAAGTACATGAACTTTAGCATCATGCCAAGCTACAAATTCTCCGTCCATCCAAATATATTTTGCTTCAGTCATTGTATAAATTCCTATTAGATTTAATTTAAGATATTATTTTATCTAAGATAATATTAAAAAATGATGGCATAAGATATTTCTTGTGAATTTTATTTGAATTAGCGTGTATTTATGGTATATTATCAAAAAAATTAATAGGGTACAAATCTACAATATGAATTACAAAAATATTATAAAAACAATCTCTTCTTTGACATTAATTCTTCTTTTATCAGGGTGTACACATAAACTTATTACTTATGATAAAGATGGAAATATAATTGAAGATTTAAGCGAAACAAAAACAGAGAAAATAGAAAAAATTATATATAAAAGACCAGCAGTTTCTTTGTTATTAAAAAACAGAATAAGAGATGTTTTAAAAGCAATGTCTAAAAATGATTTAATTAAATTAAATCAAGAATATATCCATCCTTCATTTGGGTTTTACAACTTATATAAAATTGATGGGGCAAAAGTTATTGTTGAGCAAAAAATGATCTATAATATTGTAGATGAAGAAACAGAAGAGATTTCTCATATAATTTCTAGAGTAAAGCCAAAATCTACAAGTTTAAAAATAATTGAAAAAAATGTTAAGTTTGATTGTAGTCCAAATGACGATGCTTTTTATGGATGGAATGATGATGGTTTATTTTTATCAAATAAAAGTGATTTTCCTCTTTTAAAAATGATGAAAAACTATAGTACTTATAAACAAAAAGATTTTCAAAAAGCAGAACAAATCGAAAATACTAGTTATAAAGTTGTTTTAACTCCTGAGTTATCTTTTTATTTAACTTTTATTGATAATAATTGGTATATAACATTAATAGATAGAATTACTACAGATTGTAGTTCACCAGATTACTAAAACTATTTGCAACTAAGTTGCAAATAAGTATAAAATGATAAAATTCTCCTAAAAAAAGGAGAATTATGTCTCTTCAAATTTCAAATATAGCAAAACTTCCAACACAATATGGTAACTTTAAAATACAGTCATTCAAAGAAAATGAACTTGAACACTTTATTATTTTTACAGAAGAATTACCCTTAATTCCTTTTATACGAATTCATTCTGAGTGTTTAACAGGAGATGTTTTTAAAAGTATAAAATGTGATTGTGGAGAACAACTTGATTTTGCAATGAAAAAGATTGCAAAAGAGGGTGGTATGATAATTTATTTAAGACAAGAAGGTAGAGGAATTGGACTTTTCAATAAAGTTAATGCATATGCTTTTCAAGACCATGGCTTTAATACAATTGAAGCAAATGAGAAATTAGGTTTTGAAGCTGATTTAAGAAAATTTGACTTAGTTCCTAAGATATTAAAAGAGTTTAAAATAGATAAAATTAAACTGATGACAAATAATCCACGAAAATTAAGCGCTTTAGAAGATATTGAAATAGTTGAGAGAATTCCAGTTTTAATAAGTTCTTGTGAATATAACTATGAGTATTTAAAAGTAAAAAAAGAAGAGTTAGGTCATCTTTTATAAAGTAAAACCTTTTAAGGTTTTACTTATTATTTGCTATTGTATTTGCAACATGTATTAGGTTTTTTGACCAATTTGTAGCAAGTGGTGTTTCTTTGATAACTTTTATTTTTAATTCATCTGCAATTACTTTTGCACTTTTATCAGAAAATTCACTTTGTGTAAATATTGCTTTTATATTTTCTTTTTTTGCTTCTTCAATAATTCTTTTTAACATTTTAGGTTTAGGCTCTTTCCCTTCAACTTCAATTGGAAATTGAACTAGATTATAATCTTTTGCGAAATATCCCCATGCTGGATGGAAAACCATAAATTTAGAGTCTTTTGGTATTTTAGAAAAAATCTCTTTTATTTTTTTATCTGTTTGATTTATTTCTTCTAAAAAATTATTATAATTATTTAAATAATAATCTTTATTTGAAGCATCAATTTCAACTAAAGTATCATAAATATTTTTTGCCATAATTTTTACATTTTGAGGACTTGTCCAAGTGTGTGGATCTTCTTTATATTTTACTTCTTCTTTATGTTCATCATGTTCATCGTGTTCATCGTGTTCATCGTGATGTGCATGTTCCTTATGCTTTTTATGTTCATGAGAATCATGCTCATTGTGTTTATCACCATGATGATGATTGTGCTTTTTCATCATTATTCTTTTTATATCTTTTGTCATTTCAACAAATTTCATATTTTTGTTTTGATTCGCAAATTTTTCAAGCCAAGTATCTTCAAATCCAAAACCAATTGGGAAATATATATCAGCCTTTGAAATATGTACCATTTGTGATGGTTTTGGTTCATAAGAGTGAGGATTACTTCCTGGTGTAACCATTGCAACGACATTAATTTTATCTGCTCCAATTTTTTCTACAAATGTTTGTTGAGGTAAAATACTAACTACTATATTTGTTTGTGCATAAACAAAATTTACTAATAAAATAAATGGGATTAAAAATCTCATATAATTCTCCTTTTATATATTGCAACCAAGTTGCATTTGTGGAATAATAATAAAAAATTTATTAAATGCAACTTAGTTGCACTTAATAAATTAATGATATAATAAGTAAAATACAAAATTAAGTAAAATAACAAGGTTTAAATATGAGTCAACAAGAGTTTTGGAATAGTAAATTTTCAAGAGATGGTTTTTTATATGGTACAAAACCAAATGCATTTATCTCTTCTAAAATAAAACTTTTAAGAGATAAATCACAAGTACTATGCTTAGGTGAAGGTGAAGGAAGAAATGCAATATTTTTTGCAAAAAAAGGCTATGAAGTCACAGCTTTAGATGCTTCAGATATTGGATTATCAAAACTTCAACAAAGAGCAACAGAAGAAAATTTGAATATTCATACTTTGTGTTTAGATTTAAATGAATGGGATACAAGTCATAAATATGATGTAATCGTAGCTTCTTATTTACATATGCATAAAGAAGATAGAATATCATTATTTGAAAAAATTGAAGAATCTTTAAATGATGATGGTTACTTTATTGGTGAATTCTTTTCTACAAAACAAATAAACTATTCAAGTGGTGGCCCAAGGGATGAAGACTTACTATATACTGTTGATGATTTTAAAAAATCTTTTGCCTTATGTGATAAAGAAATATATGAACAAGTTACAATACTTGATGAAGGAAAAGGTCATCAAGGCGAAGCTTGTGTTATTAGAGTAGTAATACAAAAATAGCATATATTAAAAAATCTAATCAATACTCTATTACTAGGGTATTGACCCAATAATCGCTTAACAGAAATTTAACGAAAATTTGAATACACTCCAAATAATTAATAGAAATAAAAAATATAAAAAATAGAGAATAAAATGTTAGAAAAAATACAAAATATCATAAAAGAAAAAATACTAATAATAGATGGAGCAATGGGAACACAGCTTCAAATATCTGATATCAAAGCAGAAGAGTGGATGTATGAAGGCGTTGATTTAGAAGGTTGTAACGAACTTCTAAATTTAACCGCTCCTCATATCTTACGAAATATTCATGATAATTATGCAAGTGCTGGTTCTAATTTAATTACTACAAATACTTTTGGTTCAATGCCTTGGGTTTTAGATGAATACGATATTCCTCAGACTTCTTATGAATTATCGAAATTAGGAGCACAACTTGCAAAAGAAGCTTGTGTAAAATATGAAACACCTGATAATCCAAAATTTGTGTTAGGTTCTGTTGGACCTGGTACTAAACTTCCTTCACTTGGACATATAAAATATGATGAAATGTATGAGGGATATAAAATAATGGCTCAAGGGCTTGCTGATGGTGGAACGGACGTTTTCTTACTTGAAACTTGTCAAGATCCTTTACAAATAAAAGCAGCACTTCATGCACTAAATGATGCAGCTCCACAAATTCCAATTATGGTATCAGTAACAATTGAAATGACAGGAACAATGCTAATTGGAACAGATGCACAAACAATTGCAGCTATTATGGCTCCTTTTAATATTTTATCACTTGGTTTTAACTGTGGAACGGGTCCTAAGCAAGTTCATAAACATGTAAAATCATTAAGCGAAGTTTCAAAGTTTCCAATTTCTGTTCATGCAAATGCGGGACTTCCTCAAAATAAAGGTGGAGTTTCTTATTATCCAATGGGACCAGAAGAGTTTACAAAACTACAAAAAGAGTTTTTAGAAATTAATGGGGTTGCATTTTTAGGTGGATGTTGTGGAACAACTCCTGAACATATAAAAGTACTTTCTCAAACAGTTAAAGATATAAAACCTTTAAAACCTTGTGGATTCTTAAAAGCATCGTTAGCCTCACTATTTAGTACAGTAACTTTAAAGCAAGAACCTGCACCACTTCTTATAGGTGAACGTTCAAACGCTACAGGTTCAAAAGCCTTTAGAGAATTACTAAAAGCAAATGATTATGAGGGAACTTTAACTGTTGGACAACAACAAGTAAGAGCAGGGGCACATATTATTGATGTATCTGTTGGGTTTGCAGGTCGAGATGAAAGAGAAGATATGGATAAGGTTGTTGAGCTTTATTCTCAAAAGATATCACTTCCTTTAATGCCAGATTCTACACAAATTTATGCACTTGAAGCAGCACTTAAACAAATTGGTGGAAGACCAATTATTAACTCTGTTAACTTAGAGGATGGAGAAGAGAAATTTGATGCTGTTTGTAAGTTAGCTAAAAAATTTGGAGCTGCTTTAGTATGTCTTACAATTGATGAAGTTGGAATGGCAAAAACTAAAGAAGATAAAATTAGAATTGCTGAGCGTATTTATGACTTATGTGTAAATAGACACGGTTTTGATCCTCATGATTTAGTATTTGATATGCTTACATTTACTATAGGTTCTGGTGATGATGAATATAGAACAGCAGGTATTGAAACACTTGAAGCTATTAGAGAATTCCAAATACTTCATCCTGAAGTAGGTACTACTCTTGGACTTTCAAATATCTCTTTTGGTTTAGACATAAAAGCTAGAGCTTATTTAAATTCTATTTATTTAGATTATTGTGTGCAAGCTGGTTTAACATCTGCTATTGTAAATGTAAAGCATATTTTACCTCTTAATAAAATCTCTGAAGCAGATAAAAAAGCTTGTGATGATTTAATCTTTAATAATCAAGAAAGTGGTGATCCTTTATTTACTTTTATTGAGCACTTTTCAAACGTTGATGATTTAGAAGAACAAAGTGATGAAGAATACCAAAATCTTGAACCTATTGAGAAAGTTAAGAAGTTATTACTTGATGGTGATAAAGATAGATTACTTCCTTTAGTTGAAGAATTAAGACATGATGTAAAACCAGAAATAATAGTAAATGAATGGCTAATTGATGGTATGAAAATCATTGGTGAATTATTTGGTTCTGGACAAATGCAATTACCATTTGTATTGCAAAGTGCAGAAACTATGAAAGCTACAGTTGATGCTTTAAATCCATATTTACCAAAAGAAGAAAAAGCTAGTGAAACTGTAATTGTAGTAGGAACTGTAAAAGGTGATGTTCATGATGTTGGTAAGAATTTAGTTGATATTATTCTTTCAAACAATGGATTTAAAGTTATAAACATTGGGATAAAAGCTGATTTAAACTCTTTCTTAATAGCTGCAAAAGAGCATAAAGCACAAGCTATTGGAATGAGTGGATTACTTGTAAAATCAACTGCTGTTATGAAAGAAAACTTAGAAGAGTTACAAAAAATGGGTATTGATATTCCAGTACTTATTGGTGGAGCAGCACTTACAAAAGGTTTTGTAAATGATTTTTGTAGACCTATTTATGATGGACCAATTTTCTATTGTAGAGATGCCTTTGATGGTGTAATTTCTATGCAAAGAATTGAAGAAGGTGACTTAGAAAATACTGCTTTAGCAGCTGATTTAATTGAAGTAGCAGATACAAGTGATAAAGTTGAAAAGGAAGAGGTTGTAATTCCTCCTTATGAAGAGATATCATTACCTCCTAAAGCACCTTTTGTTTTTCCTCCTTTATGGGATAGAATTGGAAAAAGTGGAAGTGCAATAGATAAAGAGTTAGTATTTAAATGGATAAACCATAGAGTTTTATTTAGACAAAGATGGGGATATAAAAGAGGGAAACAAGATAGAGATGCTTTCTTAAAATATGAAGAAGAAACAGTAGAGCCATTATATAGAAAACTAAAAGATGATTTACTTGATAAAGATATCTTTGATCCTATTGCTATATATGCTTATTATCCTTGTATTTCTCATGATAATAAACTTTATATTTTTTCTAAAGAACATTTATTTAACTCTGAAGAAGAAGCTAAAAATGTGCCACCTTTAGAAGAAGCTATAAAAGTTTTAGAGTTCCCTAGACAAAAGAGAAAACCATTTAGATGTATTCCTGATTTCTTTGCAAATGATAGATTAGATGTAGTTGCATTTACACTTGCAAGTGCAGGACTTAAAATATCTGATTATGAAAGAGGGCTTTATGATGAAGGTAAATTTACTGAATATTATCAAGTTCATGGACTTGGAGTTGAGCTAGCTGAAGCTTTAGCTGAGGTACTTCATAAACAAGTTAGACTTGATCTAGATATAGTTGCTAAAGAGGGACATACTTTAAATGATGTTCAAATGAAACAATATACAGGTTGTAGATATTCTCCAGGATATGCAGCTTGTCCAGACTTGGCAATGAATAAAGATTTCTTTGATTTACTTAATCCTGAAGAGTATGGAATTGAATTATCTGAAACATTCCAAATGCATCCAGAGCAAACAACTTGTGCAATAGTTGTGCCTCATAAAGATGCAAACTATTATAATATTTAAAGTTCTTAAACTTTGAGTAATAATGCAAAAGGTCTAGCACTTACATCGCTAGGCGTTTTGATTATGAGTTTAGAATCTCTTTTTGTAAAACTTACAAATATTGATGCACTTACTTTTTGTTTTTATCTTGGTATTTTTATATTTATTTCTATGACATCATTTTTGATTATAAAACAAAAAGATATAATCAATAAAATCACAAGTACTTCTTTTCCAATGTTAATAATATGTGCTACTTTAATGGGAAGTTCTAATGTTTTCTTTATTTCAGGACTTAAAAATACAAGTGTTGCAAATGTTGTTTTAATTTTTGGAACAGCAGCACTATTTTCAAGTTTATTTGCTTTTTTGATTTATAAAGAAAGAATCACAAAGAATATAATACTAGCTTCTATTTTTATGATAATTGGTCTTGTTGTAATTTTTGTTGATGAATTAAGCTTGGGAGGGATGAAAGGAAATCTTTTTGCTCTTTTATCAGTTTGTACTTTCTCTTTAGCTTTTGTATTTTTAGTAAGATATAAAAATATTAGTCGTGTAGTATTAACAGCATGTCTTGGAATTAGCATGAGTATTATTTCATTAATTTTTAGCGATACCTTAAATATTGATTTAAGAACATTAGGAATTATTGCAATTATGGGATTGTTTATAACACCAGTTGCAAGAGTTTTAATGGGTAATGGTACAAAATATATAAATGCTAGTGAAGTTACACTTTTAATGATTATTGAAACAGTTATGGCACCTGTTTGGGTTTGGTTGTTTTTAAATGAAATACCAAGTTCAAATACTTTTATTGGTGGTTTTATAATAGTATTTACATTAATTATAAATTCATTGTATACTTTAAGAAAAGGAAATATAAAATGACACAAATCCACTTTTATGAAGCAAAACTTGCTTTTGAAATTGATTCTTGGGATCTTAATGATGCCATAAGTAAAAATAGTAATATAGTTGTAATAGATGCAAGAGCTGTTGACGCTTATAATTTAGAGCATATTCCAAATGCTATAAATATTCCACATAAAACAATGAATGAAGAAAGTACAAAGCATTTAGATAAAAACAAAAACTATGTTACATATTGTGATGGAATTGGATGTAATGCTTCAACAAAAGGAGCTTTAAACATGTCTAAGTTAGGCTTTAAAACAAAAGAATTATTAGGTGGTCTTGACTGGTGGATTAGAGATGGTTATAAAACTTCTGGTAAAAATGCAAAAGCTGCTACAAATATTTCTTGTGGATGTAACTAGTTTACATGAATAAAACTTTTACGAAAGTCTTTATTCATGAAAAACTTCCTTTTTTAGAATTAAGATACTCTAATTCTAATGCACATTATAAAAAACATTTTCATG
This sequence is a window from Poseidonibacter parvus. Protein-coding genes within it:
- a CDS encoding DMT family transporter is translated as MSNNAKGLALTSLGVLIMSLESLFVKLTNIDALTFCFYLGIFIFISMTSFLIIKQKDIINKITSTSFPMLIICATLMGSSNVFFISGLKNTSVANVVLIFGTAALFSSLFAFLIYKERITKNIILASIFMIIGLVVIFVDELSLGGMKGNLFALLSVCTFSLAFVFLVRYKNISRVVLTACLGISMSIISLIFSDTLNIDLRTLGIIAIMGLFITPVARVLMGNGTKYINASEVTLLMIIETVMAPVWVWLFLNEIPSSNTFIGGFIIVFTLIINSLYTLRKGNIK
- a CDS encoding rhodanese-like domain-containing protein, translated to MTQIHFYEAKLAFEIDSWDLNDAISKNSNIVVIDARAVDAYNLEHIPNAINIPHKTMNEESTKHLDKNKNYVTYCDGIGCNASTKGALNMSKLGFKTKELLGGLDWWIRDGYKTSGKNAKAATNISCGCN